In Mytilus edulis chromosome 3, xbMytEdul2.2, whole genome shotgun sequence, the genomic window AGGATTGCAGTTTCGTATTTGCGTCAGACTCGCATATTCGTCATATATAAAACCGATAATATAAGTTAAACAATTATTTaagataaactcatcaaagataccaggattaaattttgtatttacgccaagcgcgtgtttcgtctacaaaagactcatcagttatgcttaatccaaaaaagtttttaaaaaaagccaaataaagtacgagtcGAAAATATTTGTTTCTGCATTGGAATTGAAAGAAGATAAGGCATTTcgttcaattatatttttttcgatTTCTACCTTACTTGTCACCGTATTATAGGTAGGTCATGTAGTCCGGATTGAAGGTCGTCTAGTTGAAATTTGGACAGACACTCAGAAATGAGGGTATATTGCAATAGGACAGAAATAACTCTATAAATCTAACCTCATGCCAACTACCGACTTCTAACTAactgttgcaagggttcttaaggTGGATGGGGTCACTGGACTTGCATTCTTGCTACATATTAGATAGAAAATTCATAACACTTTCTATCATTAAAATTACTTTATCTCCACTACTAACTTAGTTATCACGCCTTACCGAACTCCCAAACATTGGCTACATTCTCTTTACTACGCAGCGTTGACATGAGTGTTGCTTGCAATACAACTTTCAAGCAAGGACTGAAGCTAATAAACTCGAAAATCAGTTGAACACATTCGGGATAGTTCGAAGAGCCaacaaccttgcttcggaagttaCTTGCAATGATCATAATTTGGTgaagcaacgtcaccactgtttTTGAGTTTGTAATTCTTAAAACTTAACTAAGTTATTTCCATTACTGTCATAGTTATTTCTCCTAATGTGGCAAAGTAAGAAAAGTAAGAAACAAAATATGATTAAACACTTAATTTTCGGTATAAACAtgaaattcttacacatgaatttcATTCCACTCTAAAAGAAATTGCACATTTAATTTAAAAGGTCTAGAACCAATTGTTAACTGCTACTTCAAAATCAAAAATGGGAGACACCCCAACAATTTGAACCAATTCAATTCATGCCACGTCCTAGACATTACAACTTAAAGGACGTGTTGGGTCAGCTCCTCTTTGCTATCTATTTACGATGTTGGTTTAATGATACATGGATCAACTACTTTAAAACTACTCtcgatgacagaaaccaatccaacgCTAGACAGTACGTCCTTGTTGTTTTAGGTAAATACCCGCGTAAACATGTACACCGTAACACCCATTTATTTGGGGAATGTATGCCGACTGACGTCCGAGAGTTTGTATCGTAGATGTTGGATAATAGACCGCCATTTCACAGTCTACTTACGActttggtcctgataatgctTCTTGTCTTCGTTAACAAATTTACGATTAAGCTTGGTCGTAAGTTCAAGACTTGTGATCAATCTTACTCGTAGGTTTATTGGTGAAATCTTCTGGTTACAAGTTTTAATCTTGAAAGTATTTGgaataaaacatttgattttttataatttaacaacCAATGTAACGTTTCTTATGTTCCCAAAAAGTTATAGAAAATATCTAATAAATTTTGATTGTAGCGTTTACGAAATTAATCTTTATATGGTAGACCAGTAGTAATGAAATCAATATTTATAACCTTTTGGATATTTTTTAGTATTAAGATATATCTCAATATACTGTTCAATATACTTTAGAAATAAACATTTCAagaattcttttgtttttatttttcttagttTGACTTGGTGTTTGAATTGTTGAATTCATGTTGTATGACTTAACTTTTTTAAGTAATGAAATGGATGTTCATTATCAGGGCCATCTTGAAAGGAGAAAGAATGGCATCTACTTCAATACAGATCTGAATGTTATCAATGTAACACTAGCATGAAAAAAGAGTAACGAACAATTGAAAAGTGGTTTATATTCAAGATTATAGtcttattatcattttattttaaaatagaaaaagtgaaaattaaattaattaatgacATAATGGTTTTATTTGTGAAATAGtcatacacaaaataaacatttttttcaatattattcgtTTTCTTCATAGGGTCGAGTTTATCTTTAAGATATCTTAATATAGGACTTCAGATTATCTTCAATTAACATAGAATATGCATAGAACTTTGtatatgcaaaacaaaaacttttacatGTTTATATGTGATGCGTTAAAGGAGGATTTGTAGGTTCATAGGAACCCGGAAGTGTCATtcttgatatattataattttcattttgtctTGTGGTTGGTCTAATACTGCTCGGTTGTTCTTTCTTTGGTACTGTTCCCACTGTTGGGTTTCTTCTCTTCGGATATATGACTCTGCTAACATTTCCAGTTTTGGCTGGAATAAATGTAACCAtagatatatataatgtttttaataCTTTGACTTCTGTTTTGGTAGTAATATTAATGTTATTAAATGAAGGACTATGTTAATATAAGGCGGAACATTTTTCTACAACTTTAACTTTATTTACAAACAATTTTAACAAACTGAATAAAGATCAATCAAAATGTTCTTCTCACAATAAAATGTTGAGTAATTGTATGTAACAAGTGTTTACTGGTTCAAACTCATATTTTTTTATCGTCTAGCATTTTACTATCAAAACTGAAGTctaaaaattaaagattttcatTTGCAGTTTATGCTCGATACGTGTGTattattgaaatacattttaCCCCAAATTACTGCAAGATATTAGATAACAAGACTTAGTGATAAACAGCCTAATCGTAACTTTAAATAcggtcttttgtttttgtattgtctTGTATTGAGTGTGAAAAATGTGGCAGAAGTAAACAGAGGAaaatttaaattaatacattCTACATAATTACAATTGCATTGCGAAAATTTTAAACAATagcatacaaaacacaacataaaaacacaacataaaaactgaAGAATGAGCAACACAAAGCCCATCAAAATGCGGGGGTCATCTCAGTCAATTAGAGTCTTCTTATTATAACCATATTTTACTTGCAGAAAGTTTGTAAAATTTACAGTTCTGTAAGCCTTTTTATTTCTGTAACTTTAAAggttgtttttctttgatattttccAATTTGAAATTGAGGTTGTAAGGCTTATTTTCTAAATGCACATTATGAAACATTGACAGCTTCGGATATCAGTAAAAACAAACTTATCATAACTTAAActaaattgaaataattaaatacacaaaaaaaagtgTCTATAGTCATCAACATATTTGGTCTTAAAGCTGCTTTCATCCACGTCATTTGATCTCTGTgttggaaagttgtcttatttatAACAATCttctttacttttatttataaattatgcaCACAGCATAAAATTTAAAGGTGAGGATGTGCTGTTTTTGTACTCGCAAGTCATACGTTGAATGAATATTTGAAAGTATAAGGTGAAACTTACATTTAACAGCCGCTGAGACACAACATAGGATAATTACAAGAAATATACCTCCAACAATGCCACCAGCAATGGCCCTAGTTAAATATAGTGTTCATATTAATTAAAAAGGAATGAacattaataatcaaatacatgCATGCTTAATTATAAAGTTACAGTACCCATTTTTTGTGTAAAGAGAAAaatacattatttgttttcaaacagattctgtgtcatttgctgttttatttttcttattatgCACTTGTTTTCAGCATAGTTGCATATTCTTAAAGATATACAAAACATTCACATTATATATCAGGCTTCGATTTTTTACGAGTTTACACATTAAACCTCCTGGTGGAGGTCACTAAAAACAACGCTTCGAACGCAttaaatttataacgtgttggtTTTATTTTTGACAGCACTCGGTCAATacttctgctggtggactataagtTCCTGAGTGTATATTTATCTCAGTAGTCAGTACtgcggtactgacatgatttacaaCCAACCTTTCAAAAATTGTCCGTGTATAAATTTTGAACTAGTTTCAGTCAAAGTTGACCTTCGATTGAttctttatgtctttttttttttgtgataggTCATAGCCCTTCAATTGGTTCGGTTTTTAAACATCCTCGGCTTTCACATAATcagctaattaaaaaaaaatataacgtgttgtttttattttttacggATGTGTAGTTAAGCCGATTATAGATTTTGTTGTAAAAAACTTGTATTACCAACTGTTGACTCGGTAGTATATAAATTTTCGACAGTTACCTACtctgatttgatttgtttttaaaactacaAGAAATGAAGAAATATGAAATaaacttgtaaataaaaaaaaatgggattaGAAAATAAAAGCAATTCTCTTATTTGATTCCATCTTtctcaattcatatataaaattacGAAAACAGTTTTGTCAACGTCTTTTTTGTTCGCCCAACAGAGTTTTCAATATAAGTGGTgctaatacaaaaataacaaaaatatatatgcacaagTTAACGTACCCTCCTGATGACGAAGAGCTGTAACTGTAACTGTAGCTGTAACTGTAACTGCCACTATAACTGGGAGTGTAACTGTTACAACGTGATGTACCTGTACAACGGTAGTTCGTAGGACAACACCATTCATACCCAGTACAATGATAGTAACCACCAGGACAACTTCCTATAATGATATAATTATTACTGTAGAACAAAACCATTCATACACAATACAATGATAGTAACCACCAGGACAACTTcctataatgatataaatattacTGTAGGACAACACCATTCAAACCCAGTACAATGATAGTAACCACCAGGACAACTTCCTATAATGATATAATTATTACTGTAGAACAACACCATTCATACACAA contains:
- the LOC139514724 gene encoding uncharacterized protein: MVLFYSNNYIIIGSCPGGYYHCTGYEWCCPTNYRCTGTSRCNSYTPSYSGSYSYSYSYSYSSSSSGGAIAGGIVGGIFLVIILCCVSAAVKSKTGNVSRVIYPKRRNPTVGTVPKKEQPSSIRPTTRQNENYNISRMTLPGSYEPTNPPLTHHI